One Ignavibacterium sp. DNA segment encodes these proteins:
- a CDS encoding dihydrofolate reductase family protein — MNRPFIILHMISSVNGKILTEPWQQTKAWENIKDTFDEMYKSFETDGWICGRVTMEKDFSDEQPQLITPDFEISRDHYVGDKTAQSFAVAIDPSGKLGWTKNDIGGDHIIEILSNKVSNEYLYYLQRRMISYIISGKDSVDLVTAFERLSKLFPIKSLLLQGGGYLNGSMLNLGLVDELNIVMLPIADLNEGPTSFELGNYQQLNMVNDLELVSVDAKNNGEVHLRYKTLNNQIIR; from the coding sequence ATGAACAGACCATTTATTATTTTACACATGATTTCTTCCGTTAACGGAAAAATATTAACTGAGCCATGGCAACAAACCAAGGCTTGGGAAAATATAAAAGACACCTTTGATGAAATGTACAAATCGTTCGAAACGGATGGATGGATTTGCGGCAGAGTTACAATGGAAAAAGATTTTTCTGATGAACAACCTCAATTGATTACTCCGGATTTTGAAATATCGAGAGATCATTATGTTGGTGATAAAACGGCACAGTCTTTCGCTGTTGCCATTGATCCATCCGGTAAATTAGGCTGGACGAAAAATGATATTGGAGGAGACCATATCATCGAGATACTTTCGAATAAAGTGAGCAACGAGTATCTCTATTATTTGCAAAGAAGGATGATCTCCTATATCATCTCAGGTAAAGACAGTGTAGATCTTGTTACTGCTTTTGAACGATTATCAAAACTGTTTCCAATAAAAAGTTTGTTACTCCAGGGTGGTGGATATTTGAATGGCTCGATGTTGAATTTAGGACTTGTTGATGAGCTGAACATTGTGATGCTGCCAATTGCTGATTTAAATGAAGGACCTACTTCTTTTGAATTGGGAAACTATCAGCAATTAAATATGGTAAATGACCTTGAACTAGTTTCGGTGGATGCTAAAAATAATGGTGAAGTGCATCTGCGGTATAAAACATTAAATAATCAGATAATCCGATAA
- a CDS encoding carboxymuconolactone decarboxylase family protein: MNKSKIIQLIIFFILTLNTIKMNAQQNTSIGNTLTAEQQSLVKISALTASGDLESLKQQLAEGLNSGLSINEIKEALVQLYAYCGFPRSINAIVTFKTVLDERKKNNITDEPGKEIVVENNVDDKYEQGRIVLEQLTKVQQLKPAPGLGEFAPRIDAFLKEHLFADIFASDVLSYQQREFVTIAALSSIPGVEPQLQAHLNMGKNTGITENQLVEVANLIEKTINKTQANVLRKLIGKEPIPIIEPDMMVRISEIEIVPEFFEEYKSILQEESSASVKIEPGVIAIFPMYQKENPSQIRIVEIYADKDAYDSHIKTPHFQNYKTSTLKMIKSLKLVDMNSIDNETIFEIFKKIK; the protein is encoded by the coding sequence ATGAACAAAAGTAAAATTATTCAACTCATAATCTTTTTTATACTAACATTAAATACAATAAAAATGAATGCACAACAAAACACATCAATTGGTAATACGTTAACAGCAGAACAGCAAAGTCTGGTAAAAATTTCTGCGTTAACAGCTTCAGGTGATCTGGAATCACTTAAACAGCAATTAGCTGAAGGACTTAATTCCGGATTGAGTATCAATGAAATTAAAGAAGCATTGGTACAACTATATGCTTATTGTGGTTTTCCAAGAAGCATAAATGCTATAGTTACATTTAAAACCGTATTAGATGAAAGGAAAAAGAACAACATTACGGACGAACCGGGAAAGGAAATTGTTGTTGAAAACAACGTAGATGATAAATACGAGCAAGGCAGAATTGTTTTAGAACAATTAACAAAAGTTCAGCAGCTAAAGCCGGCTCCGGGTCTGGGAGAATTCGCTCCACGTATTGATGCATTTTTAAAGGAACATCTTTTTGCCGATATCTTCGCAAGTGATGTTCTGTCATATCAACAACGGGAGTTTGTTACGATTGCCGCACTGTCATCCATTCCAGGAGTAGAGCCCCAGTTGCAAGCTCATTTAAACATGGGAAAAAATACAGGCATTACAGAAAATCAGCTTGTTGAAGTTGCAAATCTGATTGAAAAAACTATTAATAAAACTCAGGCAAATGTTTTAAGAAAGCTTATCGGTAAAGAACCTATTCCAATTATTGAACCCGATATGATGGTGCGTATTTCAGAAATAGAAATTGTTCCTGAATTTTTTGAGGAATACAAATCCATTCTTCAAGAAGAGTCTTCTGCTTCAGTCAAAATTGAACCGGGCGTTATTGCAATATTCCCGATGTACCAAAAGGAAAACCCTTCGCAGATCAGGATTGTAGAAATCTACGCAGATAAAGATGCTTACGACTCACATATAAAGACTCCGCATTTTCAAAACTATAAAACCTCAACACTGAAAATGATAAAGTCGTTAAAGTTAGTTGATATGAACAGTATTGATAATGAAACAATTTTTGAAATCTTCAAAAAAATAAAATAG
- a CDS encoding NAD(P)-dependent alcohol dehydrogenase: protein MEKGNNYRSRRKFLEQSALAGAGLMLAGPLQIFSQTTNNNSIVMNNIQSKGYAGKDEHSKLELWEFERRPVGDNDILIEIKYSGICHSDIHTIRGHWGKQIYPQVAGHEIAGIVTAVGKNVTKFKIGDKAGVGCMVDSCMTCESCKNGEEHQCDNSATVLTYGSKDKTSPTGITQGGYSNNLVVTEHFAIKIPDSIDLQYAAPLLCAGITTYSPLMKAQFKKGDKVGVSGIGGLGHMAIKLAVSKGAEVYAFTTSASKKQDILSWGAKEVIVVNTLDDLKPYKATLDYMISTIPYKFDVAAYASVLKPYKNFTYVGMPVNGELVINNFLMIRNRVNYNASTIGGIPETQEVIDYCAANKIYPQIEIIAADKINEAWDKVVNKEARYRYVIDGATF from the coding sequence ATGGAAAAGGGAAACAACTATCGGTCAAGAAGAAAATTCCTGGAACAAAGTGCTTTAGCCGGTGCCGGTTTAATGTTAGCAGGACCTTTGCAAATTTTTTCACAAACAACTAATAATAATTCGATCGTTATGAACAACATACAATCTAAAGGATATGCTGGTAAAGATGAGCACAGCAAATTGGAGCTATGGGAATTTGAAAGACGCCCTGTGGGTGATAATGATATTCTTATTGAAATTAAATACTCCGGTATTTGCCATTCCGACATTCACACAATCAGAGGTCACTGGGGAAAACAAATATATCCTCAAGTAGCTGGTCATGAAATCGCTGGTATCGTAACGGCGGTCGGAAAAAATGTTACGAAATTTAAAATCGGCGATAAGGCTGGAGTCGGGTGTATGGTTGATAGCTGTATGACATGCGAAAGCTGTAAAAATGGCGAAGAACATCAATGCGACAATAGTGCAACTGTGTTAACCTACGGAAGTAAGGATAAAACATCGCCCACAGGTATTACTCAGGGAGGTTACTCAAATAATCTTGTTGTAACAGAACATTTCGCAATCAAAATTCCAGATAGTATTGATCTGCAATATGCCGCTCCTCTGTTGTGTGCAGGTATAACAACCTATTCACCATTAATGAAAGCACAGTTCAAGAAAGGAGACAAAGTTGGTGTTTCTGGAATTGGAGGGTTAGGTCACATGGCTATAAAACTTGCAGTATCTAAAGGAGCCGAGGTATATGCGTTTACTACGTCTGCGAGTAAAAAGCAAGACATACTTTCCTGGGGTGCTAAGGAAGTAATTGTAGTCAATACACTTGATGATCTTAAACCATACAAAGCCACTCTCGACTATATGATTTCTACAATACCATATAAATTTGATGTTGCTGCTTATGCATCAGTTTTAAAACCTTATAAGAATTTTACTTATGTGGGAATGCCTGTAAACGGAGAACTGGTTATCAATAACTTTCTGATGATACGTAACAGGGTAAATTACAATGCTTCTACTATTGGCGGAATACCGGAAACGCAGGAGGTGATTGATTATTGTGCTGCAAATAAAATCTATCCGCAAATCGAGATCATTGCTGCCGATAAAATCAATGAAGCTTGGGATAAGGTGGTGAATAAAGAGGCACGATACAGATATGTAATTGATGGGGCAACATTTTAA
- a CDS encoding Na+/H+ antiporter — MIGHFSLFLAAILAIVFLIMLANKIKVAYPILLVVAGLLISFVPGIPVLHIEPDLIFIIFLPPLLYEAAWAISGKELWKWRRIIGSFAFVVVFFTASSVAFVANAFIPGFSLALGFLLGGIVSPPDAVSTGAILKFVKVPKRVSSILEGESLLNDASALIIFRFALIAVATGQFVWYNAALNFVWMLLGGIGIGLLIGWVFMKIHKVFPTDARMDIVLTIVSPYIMYIAAETCHCSGVLAVVSGGLFLSQKRLDFLNSSSRLSGMNVWEDLVFVLNGLVFLLIGLELPEIVSGLKDISIFTAIGYGLLITSVLILGRIIAAYGALLVTLIMRNFITVADSRNPGFWAPMILAWAGMRGVVSLAAALSIPVYLENGSDFPQRNLILFITFIVILCTLLIQGLTLPYLIRKSRLPDFNDHISESEAHNLIKNGLTNHALQYLKDNHKEQLKDSPYLQFIERKWEDHTNDKIEQSITDEGKSIYLKVLEQQRQWLITQNKMDDRMDEDVIRKYLLQIDIEEERLKLL; from the coding sequence ATGATCGGACACTTTTCATTATTCCTGGCAGCTATTCTGGCTATTGTGTTCCTGATAATGCTGGCAAATAAAATAAAAGTAGCTTACCCTATCTTGCTTGTTGTTGCAGGACTTTTGATAAGTTTTGTGCCCGGTATACCTGTACTGCATATTGAACCAGATTTAATTTTTATCATCTTTTTACCACCGTTACTATACGAAGCTGCCTGGGCTATTTCCGGAAAAGAATTGTGGAAATGGAGACGCATCATCGGGAGTTTTGCATTTGTAGTTGTTTTCTTCACCGCTTCATCAGTAGCATTTGTTGCCAATGCTTTTATTCCTGGCTTTTCGCTCGCTTTGGGATTTTTATTGGGTGGAATTGTTTCGCCACCCGATGCCGTCAGTACAGGTGCAATTCTGAAATTTGTTAAAGTTCCCAAACGGGTATCATCAATCCTGGAAGGCGAAAGTTTGCTTAATGATGCATCGGCACTTATCATTTTTCGTTTTGCATTGATTGCTGTTGCCACAGGTCAGTTTGTTTGGTATAACGCTGCGCTTAATTTCGTTTGGATGTTGTTAGGAGGAATTGGGATTGGCTTGTTGATAGGATGGGTGTTTATGAAGATACATAAAGTCTTCCCTACAGATGCAAGAATGGATATCGTATTAACCATCGTATCACCATACATAATGTATATAGCAGCAGAAACATGTCATTGTTCGGGTGTATTGGCAGTTGTAAGTGGTGGTTTATTTCTTTCTCAAAAAAGACTTGATTTTTTAAACAGCTCTTCCCGCTTGAGTGGTATGAATGTATGGGAAGATCTTGTTTTTGTTTTGAATGGATTGGTGTTTCTGCTTATTGGACTTGAATTGCCGGAGATAGTTTCTGGATTAAAAGACATTAGTATTTTCACTGCTATTGGATATGGATTGCTGATTACATCGGTACTCATTCTTGGAAGAATTATAGCTGCATACGGGGCTTTGCTGGTAACGCTGATTATGAGAAATTTTATTACCGTGGCAGATAGCAGAAACCCTGGATTTTGGGCACCAATGATATTGGCATGGGCTGGCATGCGTGGAGTTGTTTCTTTGGCTGCTGCTTTATCCATACCTGTTTATCTTGAAAATGGTTCTGACTTTCCTCAGCGAAATTTAATTCTCTTCATCACCTTCATTGTTATTTTATGTACACTGCTGATTCAAGGTTTAACTTTACCGTATCTTATCAGGAAATCTCGGCTTCCTGATTTCAATGATCACATTTCAGAAAGCGAAGCACATAATCTCATAAAAAATGGATTGACAAATCATGCTTTACAATATTTAAAGGATAACCATAAAGAACAATTAAAGGATTCTCCCTATTTACAATTCATAGAGAGAAAATGGGAAGATCATACAAATGACAAAATAGAGCAGTCTATTACTGATGAGGGTAAATCAATTTATTTAAAAGTATTAGAACAGCAAAGACAATGGCTCATCACACAAAACAAAATGGACGACAGGATGGATGAAGATGTGATAAGAAAATATTTACTTCAAATAGATATTGAAGAGGAACGCTTGAAATTATTATAG
- a CDS encoding RibD family protein, with translation MNRPKILLTMLTSIDGKIEGDFIHNHNDKLGNYFELMKLEGNDAWGNGSNTHKKYFSDESVDLVKYKNVPIDFEDNIQRGENIYIVSFDSKGKVFWKERTLLFPDEVKNDVLVVTTKSVSPEYLVYLKEKNISYIFAGEDTIDLSTALDKLYNLFDIKHFAIVGGATINANFIKADLVDEIKIVIAPFIDGSREQTLAETFDNSRITKQYALKEVRKLENDGVMLTYYLNTTMNKERE, from the coding sequence ATGAATAGACCAAAAATACTTTTAACGATGCTTACTTCCATTGACGGAAAGATTGAAGGCGATTTTATTCACAACCACAACGATAAGTTGGGAAATTATTTCGAACTCATGAAGCTGGAAGGAAATGATGCCTGGGGCAACGGCAGCAATACTCATAAAAAATATTTCAGCGATGAATCGGTGGATTTAGTGAAATACAAAAATGTACCCATTGATTTTGAGGACAACATTCAAAGAGGTGAAAATATTTATATCGTTTCGTTTGATTCAAAAGGAAAAGTATTCTGGAAAGAGCGAACCTTGCTCTTCCCCGATGAGGTAAAAAACGATGTATTGGTGGTTACCACTAAAAGTGTAAGTCCGGAATATCTTGTCTATCTGAAAGAAAAAAATATCTCGTACATTTTTGCAGGAGAAGATACCATTGACCTGAGTACTGCGCTTGACAAATTGTACAATCTTTTTGATATAAAACATTTTGCTATTGTGGGTGGTGCTACCATAAACGCCAACTTTATCAAAGCTGATTTAGTGGATGAAATCAAAATTGTAATCGCTCCCTTTATCGATGGCAGCAGAGAACAAACTCTTGCTGAAACTTTTGACAACAGCCGAATCACCAAACAGTATGCTTTAAAGGAAGTGAGAAAATTAGAGAATGATGGTGTAATGCTTACTTATTATTTAAACACAACAATGAATAAAGAAAGAGAGTAA
- a CDS encoding DUF2255 family protein produces the protein MKSENKKFTTEELKKINDADDLQISPFREDGKTYGTPTWIWEVVVDGELYVRAYNGVYSQWYNAAIIQKAGRIIAAGMTKEVSFEPVQGEISKAIDEAYKNKYGSSPYLSPMISNRARAATVKIFPK, from the coding sequence ATGAAATCAGAAAATAAAAAATTTACAACAGAGGAATTAAAGAAGATTAATGATGCTGATGATCTTCAAATTTCTCCTTTCCGTGAAGATGGAAAAACATACGGTACGCCAACATGGATTTGGGAAGTTGTTGTTGATGGCGAATTATATGTGCGGGCTTATAACGGTGTTTATTCTCAATGGTATAATGCAGCTATAATTCAAAAAGCCGGACGAATTATTGCAGCAGGTATGACGAAAGAGGTAAGCTTTGAACCTGTGCAGGGTGAGATTAGCAAAGCAATTGATGAAGCATACAAAAATAAATATGGAAGCAGTCCTTATTTGTCGCCAATGATCAGCAATCGTGCACGTGCTGCGACTGTAAAAATTTTTCCAAAATAA
- a CDS encoding aldo/keto reductase, protein MILEEKYKLSNGVEIPKLGLGTWFINDDKVVQAVIDAASIGYRHIDTAQAYENESGVGKGVKASGISREEMFITTKLGAEVKSYKKAVASINTSLKKLGLDYIDLMIIHSPKPWANFLETEPYFEGNIEAWRALEEAYEAGKLRAIGVSNFEKADLDNILENCSIKPMVNQILVHISNTPKELIRYNQEKQILVEAYSPFGHGEIFKNQSVQAIAEKYKVSVSQLAIRYCLQLGLLPLPKTSNPQHMRTNAEVDFVISDADMLLLNNVKQIENYGEHSKFPVFGKV, encoded by the coding sequence ATGATTTTAGAAGAGAAATATAAGCTGTCTAATGGTGTTGAAATTCCTAAACTTGGTCTTGGCACCTGGTTTATAAATGATGACAAAGTAGTGCAAGCAGTAATAGATGCTGCAAGTATTGGTTATCGGCATATTGATACGGCCCAGGCATACGAAAATGAAAGCGGAGTTGGGAAAGGTGTTAAAGCTTCAGGTATTAGTCGTGAAGAAATGTTTATAACCACCAAACTTGGAGCAGAAGTAAAGTCGTACAAAAAAGCCGTTGCATCTATTAATACCTCACTTAAAAAATTGGGACTTGATTATATTGACTTGATGATTATTCATAGCCCGAAACCCTGGGCAAATTTTCTTGAAACTGAACCTTACTTTGAAGGAAACATCGAAGCATGGCGTGCATTAGAAGAAGCTTATGAAGCAGGAAAACTTCGGGCTATCGGCGTTTCAAATTTTGAAAAAGCAGATCTGGATAATATTCTTGAAAATTGTTCTATCAAGCCAATGGTCAATCAGATTCTGGTACACATCAGCAATACCCCGAAAGAACTTATACGATATAATCAAGAAAAACAAATTCTTGTTGAAGCTTATTCACCGTTTGGTCATGGAGAGATTTTTAAGAACCAATCTGTGCAGGCGATTGCTGAAAAATACAAAGTATCTGTTTCGCAGTTGGCTATCCGCTACTGTTTACAGCTTGGTTTGCTTCCTTTGCCTAAGACCTCAAATCCACAGCACATGAGAACCAATGCCGAAGTGGATTTTGTAATCTCTGATGCAGATATGTTATTATTGAACAATGTAAAGCAAATTGAAAATTATGGAGAACACAGCAAGTTTCCGGTGTTTGGTAAGGTTTAG